CGCTAGCACTATAGCAGTAGCACTTAGCATAGCTCCATGGTCAGAGgtaaaaaacttgtttttatgggcgccgccatcttcCACCTCTTGCAAGACATTTTTACAGGGTACTTTTTTAAAAGTATTccatcattttttctttttttcttttaacaaataaaaaaataatttagtaattaaaaacaattactcataGCAATATTGCTGTACATAAAAAAATCTTTTAACCAAAAGAATCTTGTATTATTTTAGATCATCAACCACTACccacaaaataatgtcaaaggCCACAGTATTTTTCGACACATGAGGGCGCACTTTtcctaacaaaataaaaaacaaaatgtctgctCCCAGTCCTTTACCAACCCGTCCCCGTAGTACAAGAATAAAACGAGCCACAAGTCCTGCTGCTGCTATACTAAGCagtaagaagaagaaaaatgtaaGTACTAAGGTCTGGAGCAAGATTGTGCTGAAACACTTTTGAAGGATTGATGTggattattaataaataacttAACAAACTCAACTGACCACTAGTACAGTAGTATTTAGTACCGGTAGTAGAGAGTCATGATGATAATGCTGACACTGTTAGTTACCTGTATCATCATATATGTATGAATCATATGTATGTGCATGCTGTGAAAAACTGTCCAAAAAAACCTGTCATGACTGTCATGATCAGTGTCAGTCTGTCTAGTCTGTCACTGCCACAAAACTAGCCACACTTTTGAGCACTTAAAAACACATCTGAACCCATTTTTTGTAATGGGATGCTATCCgatataaatataaaacaagcTTTTTGAATTGAAGGCAGCTTTCCTACGCTACGGGCAAGTCGCGGTACGAAAACGTTTCCATATCCTGCCATCACTTGCATGACTTTTTCCAGTCATTATCTATATGAGAtatgtttttgtaaatattagTGAAGTGCAAGTGGTGGTTACACTGATCCGTAatatgcatattattattaaatcatgTCATCATCAGCCGACTGTAGGCGGATACCATTGAATGTATGTTTACAGCCTCACTCCACTCGCATCCCATTCGGCCGATGACGCCTAACGTCTAATTATGGGTGTCCAAAATGGGGGAGTCCTATTCCTATAACCATAAGGttcatttcaaatgtttatACCCACAGTAACCGTCCCTTTAAAGCATGTTTTTTTGTCTATCAAAAAGATTTGTTAGGCCcctaatgttttaaaaatgaaaattgaaattgcttaccttttttgtaaacaatttaatTTGGATTTCCTCTTTGATTAGGCTCCAGCCACAGCAACAAGTTCTGATGCGGGGACAGTGGAACCCGAGCCATCTACTCAGGTGACATTAGCACCAGCAGCGACAGTAGTAGCAGCAGCAGTCGAGATAAGCATCACAACACAACAACTGGTGACCCCTTCTCCACAACTTCCTGAAATTCCACAGCGACCAATACTGCCATTCAAGGATGCCAACTTTACAGTAATTGTGACGTTCTTGTgtcaaactgttttaaaaattcaatttattttattttattttgggtttGAAGGTAAACAGCATCCTCACTGAAATCAAAAGAAGATGTGTTGCATACATGcttgcacaaaaatgtacatcATTTTACCTCTGTGAATGCAGCCTATTCAACAAGGGGTCTATCCAGCCTGTAGCTGTGAGTGTCATTAAGGAGGAATTAATAaaaagaattttaaaaacactatGTAATAATTGTTTACTAAGTGTTACAGTTGTCATGGATCATGGTAGGGTATGACTAACTCCGCCTTCTTTTTTTCAGCTCTCTAGTAAAGGTGTGACTGCCAATAAGAAAGCAAGAGCATGGAAAACGCTGAAGCAAATTACATCCGCAGAGAAATCCTTGCCATGGAGACCAGATGAAGCAACATGTAAGCGGTTGTTATACTATCTGAAATGAAAAAGGTCTTGACTGGTCTACGACCCTGAGCGAgattttcacaaaatgttagGGGTTTAATCTATGATCAGCTAAAATAATCATCGTTGCTCTAAAGAAAAGTGTGATGGCACAATACAAGTCACTGTGGTGATGTTGAACCTGGGGGTCGTAACCAATAGCTGTTTTGATCTGTTTTGGCCAGTGATTAAtcaatggccaattcaaccgAAACGGTGATTGGTTATGACCGCCAAAACACACCCTATGGGTTCTGCCTCTTCTCTTTGCTTGAAACACAAAACTGAATgacaggcccgaggccagtgatttaaagacactggacactattggtaattgtcaaagaccggtcttctcacttggtgtatctcaacatgggcataaaataacacacgaattttagcttgattggtggtcgtagttgcgagataattatgacagtaaaaaaacacccttgtcacatgaagttgtgtgctttcagatgcttgatttcgagacctcatgttctaaatctgaggtctcgaaatcaaattcgtggaaaattacttctttctcaaaaactacgtcacttcagagggagctgtttctcacaatgttttataccatcaacctctccccattactcgtcaccaagtgaggttttatgctgataattgttttgagtaattacaggTGTAGCAGTCAGGTGGGTTTGTTGTCAAATGTTGACCTTCAATGCATAACATAAATAAGAGGATGCATATTCATTGCACATTAACGTGTTTGGACTTAAGAGTTTGCATAAAAACAGTCTCTGATTTCGATGTTGAACTATTTTCTTGTTCTCTTTGGTTGGACAGATAGCAGTATTGATGCACCCCCATCTCTGAAACCAGCCAAGAAATACTCTGACCTCTCAGGATTTCCGGTTAGTTTCCTagagttttttttcccctgttgtttttgttgctcAGTGTTAAGTTTCAGAccttgtcttaaaaaaaacgtAACCACCTCTTCGATGCCATTTTCACAACAAATTGCTGCGTGTCGAACAGTAGGTAGGTTAAGTATAGTCTGTAGCGTTTTATGACTATTGGATTGTAATGAATCTACCATTCCAAAAATAGTAGGGTGTCATACCCGAGTTGTTAAGTGCATCGAATTCAAGGTCTGGTGTCTAAGTCATCGGATTGGGGTTTCAATTCCGGTCATGATGCTTgtgtgtgtccttgagcaagacgcctcactataattgcttctctccacccggGGGTATAAATGATTACCTGCAAGGAAtgaggttgatattgtgcatAAAAAACCTTCTGAGCTCCATGGCAGCCATGGAAGgttattgacccaatgaccagggtactaatgttaagagcattgatacggtgaCTGTAAAAtgggctatataagaactagctATTGATATTATTTGAACCTTTTGTTTGTAATGTCTTGATTTTTAGGCAAAATACACAGACCCCCAAACCAAGCTGAGATATTCAGACACAGAGGAATTCTCTCGGACACGAATGCTTCCAGCAGACATCATCACTGGGCTGTTGACTCTCAGGAAAGCCAACCCTGAACTCCAGTGAGGGCTCACTCACTCACACAAACATGTAAGTCGGCAATCTGGATATTTTGTGTTCTTATGTTCCGTGCTTTTTGAGGTGGATCACAATTGCAATTTTGTCATCGAGGACTGCAAATAAGAAGCATCCTTATAAGTTTATGTTGAATTGTGTGTTAAACAAGCGTCGGCAGAGGTTGCTATTCTTTGTGTCGAGCACCAGGCCTGTTAAAAAACAGCATAGATGCTTCTCTCCGGCTAGGAAGAAAAGTTGATAAGAACTACCTGTTATTCCTTCGGAAGGTTAATATTGcaactgtgttttttaaatgttgtggaCTAAAGATGCAGGAGAGGAAAGACTCCTTGCCACTTGTGTCAGAGGATGTTAATGTAAACTTTGTGTCTAGCACCAGGTTTGTTTAAAGAAGAATAATTGCTTCTCTGTTGCTAGGAAGACAAATTAGTAGAACTACCTGTTATTCCTTCAGAAGGTTGATAATAAACTCTGCACCTTTTAAATGTTGCGAGCTAGACATGTAGAAGCCAAAGGACTCCTTGCCACTAGTGTCAGAGGATGCTAATGAATACTTGGTGTTAAGCACCAGGCTTGTTTAAAAGCATAATTGCTTCTCgtcaactttttatttttgcaacgGCACATGCTGGTGTGTGAGGACTTTTTGCTGATAATTCCATAGGTTGCTACACCTTGTCTCTAGCAGCAGTTTTGCTAAAATTCATAATGGCTTCTCTCTAGCTAGGAAGACAAACTAATGAGAACTACCAGTTATTCCATCAGACGGTTGATATTAAACTATGCATTTGTTACATTTTGACAATGGCACATGCAAATGAGGAATGGCTCTTTGCCACTAGTGTCACAGGTTGCTACACTTTGTGTCTAGCACCAGTTTTGTTAAAAACCATAAGTGCTTCTCACTGGCTAGGAATAGAAGTTGATGAGAGTAAAAACTACCCGTTATTCCTTAAGAAGGTTGATATTAAACAATGCTTTTGTTATGCCATTGGAACATGCTGATGAGGAAGAACTCTTTGCCAATATCGCCAGAGGCTCCTACATTTTGTGTCAATCAGCAATTTTGCTAAACAacataattgcttctttctgGCTAGGACGACATATTATTAAGAACAACCTGAATCTCCTTCGGAAGGTTGCTGTTAAACTTCACGTGTGTTACATTTTGCTTACTGAAATGTCTGATGAGGAATTATGCTTTGCCACTAATTCTGGAGGTTAAAAAAAGCGATTGCTTCTCTCTGGCTAGGAAGACAACTTCATGAGATCTAACAAAGAGCCCTTACAGTTTATACACAAATTACTTTGTGTTTGTCACATGTCAAAATGACCATGCAGATAAAGAACAACTCATTTCCCTTTTGGGCCAGAGTTTGCTATTCGGAGGTTGTGCCTAGCATCAGGTACATTTATCTTATAAATCATGATTGATTCTCTCCGACCAGGAGTATAAATTGGAAACGCCTAGTCCTCCTCCCAGAAAGCTAATTTTGATTTATGTTTACTTATTGATGATGACTAATGAAGAGGGACATACCTAGGATCGTTGTACTTGCTTCACTCCACCTAGGACTACAAGTTTGAAAATAAGCTTATTAAGGTGTACAGTATTATAGTACAGCCCATACACATCATGATTCATTAAGTAACTTGTAAGCGCAAATCATATAAAAGCAGTACTTTTAGAAATAGAATAGTGCGACTACATGTAATGTGATGATGgattatacaataaaataatgcaaaaagaAACGGTCAATAACTTTACAGCTTGCATTTAATTTGACCtccttttacaaatttgtttgtgtatatGCCCTCGCTGAAAATAGATAATACTGGGCCTTCTGAAAGGGAATTTAGAAGCAAGCCACTTATgttttaaagagaaggtacacgtttggtaattactcaaaacaaatattaacttagaaactgacttggtaacgagcattggtgagttgttgatagtataaaacattgtgagaaacggctccctctgaagtaacgtagtttttgagaaagagtttctcacaaaaataattaaaacaacttctagctagaagtcttttatttctatctgaaagcacacaaattcgtccaacaagggtgtttttttctctcatcattttctcgcaacttcgatcaccaatttagctcaaattttcacaggcttgttattttatgcttatataatatatgttgggatacatcaagtgagaagactgttctttgacaattaccaaacgtgtaccttccctttaatgagaAAGGCATGCTATGTAGCTAGTCTTGCAATTGTTGTTAATTTAAGGTCAAAGTCACAGGGAGGGAAAACAATTTGATTGTAGTTTTCTTATGGAACgctactttggctggtaacgttATTCTTGTGATCAAGTTGTTGGTATGATGAATACTTTATGAAATATGGCCCAGATTGAATTCAGTTTGCTGGACAGCTTGGTAACATCATGCCACCAACGTGCAGTCCGAAGTCAATAAACTATTTAAGAAAGCTCATGCAGATgataaaacatgaacaaaaaatcattCTCTTATTTCTTTCTAGATGTCTTGAATGTCCAGTCAATTTATTCCACATTAGAAATTGTGAATAGCGCCCCCAGTAATGTTGTCAAAATCGGTTTATTCTCAACTAAGGAAACGATTATTTCGGGAACTGGTATCATTACACAACACTACAAAAATATTACTACTCTTTCTTATAGATACTAAAATGTCTAGTGGAGTCAAGCTATAGACCATCCCatttttgataaacaaaccgcaaTGGTTGtggacggccgaatgttagcaaaacattcaatcatGACCaaattttaggggggggggggagaatgcaaactttcaataaaaaaaaaaactcccatgACTGGTTGCGTTTCCTTTTCTACAAATGCAACACTATTTTTGAGATGTTTGGTGATAATGTAACGAACTGTCACCAtcggttttgtttttgattctaCGGCTTTCCACATCTTTCCGGTTCGCAAAATATCGGGCTGTGAC
This DNA window, taken from Asterias rubens chromosome 15, eAstRub1.3, whole genome shotgun sequence, encodes the following:
- the LOC117299899 gene encoding INO80 complex subunit C-like, with protein sequence MSAPSPLPTRPRSTRIKRATSPAAAILSSKKKKNAPATATSSDAGTVEPEPSTQVTLAPAATVVAAAVEISITTQQLVTPSPQLPEIPQRPILPFKDANFTLSSKGVTANKKARAWKTLKQITSAEKSLPWRPDEATYSSIDAPPSLKPAKKYSDLSGFPAKYTDPQTKLRYSDTEEFSRTRMLPADIITGLLTLRKANPELQ